One segment of Radiobacillus kanasensis DNA contains the following:
- the plsY gene encoding glycerol-3-phosphate 1-O-acyltransferase PlsY — protein MDYFIFALIAYLLGSIPSALIVGKIGYNIDVREQGSGNLGATNTFRVLGVKAGLVVSFADILKGTLATCLPIWFAPDINPLIVGVCAVLGHTYPLFARFKGGKAVATSGGIILAVNPLLFAIMILTFFIVLYLSKFVSLSSMITGIVAIIVTIIQQDIALMILTSILTAFVIYRHRSNIKRILNKTEPKISWM, from the coding sequence ATGGACTACTTTATATTCGCACTTATTGCTTATCTTTTAGGTTCCATTCCATCCGCCTTAATTGTCGGAAAGATTGGATACAATATTGACGTTAGAGAACAAGGAAGTGGAAACCTAGGTGCAACGAATACATTTCGTGTACTTGGTGTGAAAGCTGGGCTTGTCGTAAGCTTTGCAGATATTTTAAAAGGAACCTTAGCTACTTGCTTACCAATTTGGTTTGCTCCTGACATTAATCCTCTCATTGTTGGAGTGTGCGCAGTACTAGGCCATACGTATCCACTGTTTGCAAGGTTCAAAGGCGGGAAAGCGGTTGCGACTTCAGGTGGAATTATTTTAGCAGTCAATCCGCTACTTTTTGCTATTATGATACTTACTTTTTTTATTGTACTTTATCTATCTAAGTTCGTTTCCTTATCATCTATGATTACCGGTATCGTTGCTATCATCGTTACGATTATTCAGCAAGATATCGCATTGATGATTTTGACAAGTATCTTAACTGCTTTTGTCATTTATCGTCATCGTTCGAATATAAAACGGATTTTGAACAAAACAGAGCCAAAAATATCGTGGATGTAA
- a CDS encoding CoA-binding protein translates to MEHHPNKETLKEILENNHTIAVVGLSDRPNRTSYQIAKAMQAAGYRIIPVNPEITESLGEKAYPRLTDVDEPIDIINVFRRPEYLPDLAKEAVQTNAKVFWAQQGIWNEEAYQYLTEHDFTVVMDLCIKVAHSLTIGKN, encoded by the coding sequence ATGGAACATCATCCGAATAAAGAAACGCTAAAAGAAATATTAGAAAATAACCATACGATTGCAGTAGTAGGGTTATCTGATCGACCAAATCGGACTTCTTACCAAATCGCAAAAGCAATGCAGGCAGCTGGTTACCGTATCATTCCAGTCAATCCAGAAATTACAGAGTCATTAGGAGAAAAGGCTTACCCACGTCTTACGGACGTCGATGAACCGATAGATATTATCAATGTATTCCGACGACCAGAGTATTTACCAGACCTTGCGAAAGAAGCAGTGCAAACAAATGCAAAGGTATTTTGGGCCCAGCAAGGAATATGGAATGAGGAAGCTTATCAATATTTAACGGAACATGATTTTACAGTTGTGATGGATTTATGTATAAAAGTCGCACACTCCCTTACAATAGGTAAGAATTGA